The following coding sequences are from one Oceanimonas doudoroffii window:
- a CDS encoding DMT family transporter has translation MKNQKKAYLFGLGAVACWSTVASAFKLSLDYFDPAQLLLVATSSSLLLLLGLLARQGKLHLLGRTLKQRPGYYALLGLINPALYYLVLFQAYDLLPAQQAQTLNYTWAITLTLLAVPFLGQTIRRQDWVAIVLGYLGAMVIATKGNLLSLNFESPLGVALALGSTLLWAGYWILNTRNQADPLVTLTLSFLLGLPVIVLATAWLSDFALTAWQGWVGAIYVGLFEMGFAFVMWLLALRHAENTARISNLIFISPFASLVLLRLLVGEQIYPATLVGLVMIVTALLIQQWRPRGRFAKPSSAE, from the coding sequence ATGAAGAATCAGAAAAAAGCCTACCTGTTCGGGCTGGGAGCGGTGGCCTGCTGGTCTACCGTGGCCAGTGCCTTTAAACTTTCGCTCGATTATTTTGATCCGGCCCAGCTGTTGCTGGTGGCGACGAGCAGCTCCTTGCTGCTACTGCTCGGCCTGCTGGCACGCCAGGGCAAGCTGCACCTGCTGGGGCGCACCCTGAAACAGCGCCCCGGCTACTACGCCCTGCTGGGGCTGATTAACCCGGCGCTCTACTACCTGGTGCTGTTTCAGGCCTACGACCTGCTGCCGGCCCAGCAGGCCCAGACCCTCAATTATACCTGGGCCATCACCCTCACCCTGCTGGCGGTGCCCTTTCTGGGCCAGACCATTCGCCGCCAGGACTGGGTAGCCATCGTGCTCGGCTACCTGGGCGCCATGGTGATCGCCACCAAGGGCAATTTGCTCAGCCTGAATTTCGAAAGCCCGCTGGGTGTAGCCCTGGCGCTGGGCTCCACCCTGCTGTGGGCCGGCTACTGGATCCTCAACACCCGCAACCAGGCCGATCCCCTGGTGACCCTTACCTTAAGCTTTTTGCTGGGGCTGCCGGTGATCGTGCTGGCCACCGCCTGGCTGTCGGACTTCGCCCTCACCGCCTGGCAGGGCTGGGTAGGCGCCATCTATGTGGGTCTGTTTGAGATGGGCTTTGCCTTTGTGATGTGGCTGCTGGCCCTGCGCCACGCCGAAAACACCGCCCGCATTTCCAACCTGATTTTTATCTCGCCCTTTGCCTCTCTGGTGCTGCTGCGGCTGCTGGTGGGCGAGCAAATCTACCCCGCCACTCTGGTGGGCCTGGTGATGATAGTGACCGCCCTGCTGATCCAGCAATGGCGCCCCCGGGGGCGGTTTGCCAAGCCCTCAAGCGCGGAGTAG
- a CDS encoding aminopeptidase P family protein, giving the protein MTHAQRLANVRDDMRLQQLDAFIVPHDDEHLGEYIPPYAERLAWLTGFTGSAGAAVVLTGKAAVFVDGRYTVQVRHQCDAGLFEYRHLIQEPVLDYVLSELAAGSRVGFDPRLHSRGWFDAANKKLAARDLKLVPVGVNPIDKHWHDRPEPDIQPALLLSQDYSGQHSEAKRNRIAERLAANNIDAQLLTQAEPINWLLNIRGRDIPCLPAVLSFALLHNDGAVQLFAEPAKFNGLDLAGHSGHNVTLAPICELESALCALGQQGARVQLDPATANAWSSLVLEQAGAELVFADDPCMLPKACKNPVEVQGSRAAHLRDGAAVCRFLAWLDRRLAEPHPEREDEGTLADRLQALRAQAPEFVEASFSTISALGPNAAMCHYHHGNGTPRTLGQDAIYLVDSGGQYLDGTTDITRTVAVGEPNDEMRKLFTLVLRGHIDLACARFPAGTGGLQLDALARMPLWQQGYNFDHGTGHGVGHYLSVHEGPQRISPKGSTVPLTTGMIVSNEPGYYRENAFGIRCENLEVVQPAETDGDIPVFEFEHLTQVPFDRRLIDTAWLEARHIDWLNDYHAGVWEKISPQLTGGDLTWLERATRPL; this is encoded by the coding sequence ATGACCCACGCCCAACGCCTTGCGAATGTTCGTGACGACATGCGGCTGCAGCAACTGGACGCCTTTATCGTGCCCCACGACGACGAGCATCTGGGTGAATACATTCCTCCCTATGCCGAACGCCTGGCCTGGCTCACCGGCTTTACCGGCTCTGCCGGCGCCGCCGTGGTGCTGACCGGCAAGGCGGCGGTATTTGTGGATGGCCGCTATACCGTGCAGGTACGCCACCAGTGCGACGCCGGCCTGTTCGAATACCGCCATTTAATCCAGGAGCCGGTGCTCGACTATGTGCTGAGCGAGCTGGCCGCCGGTTCCCGGGTGGGCTTTGATCCGCGCCTGCACAGCCGGGGCTGGTTTGATGCCGCCAACAAGAAACTGGCCGCCCGCGACCTGAAGCTGGTGCCGGTCGGCGTCAACCCCATCGACAAGCACTGGCACGACAGGCCCGAACCCGATATTCAGCCCGCCCTGCTGCTGAGCCAGGACTATAGCGGCCAGCACAGCGAGGCCAAGCGCAACCGTATTGCCGAACGGCTGGCCGCCAACAACATAGATGCCCAGTTACTGACCCAGGCCGAGCCCATCAACTGGCTGCTCAATATTCGCGGTCGCGATATTCCCTGCCTGCCGGCGGTGCTGAGCTTTGCCCTGCTGCACAACGACGGCGCCGTGCAGCTGTTTGCCGAGCCCGCCAAGTTCAACGGCCTGGATCTCGCCGGCCACAGTGGCCATAACGTCACCCTGGCCCCCATCTGCGAGCTGGAAAGCGCCCTGTGTGCACTGGGCCAGCAGGGCGCCCGGGTACAACTCGACCCCGCCACCGCCAACGCCTGGAGCAGCCTGGTGCTGGAGCAGGCCGGCGCCGAGCTGGTGTTTGCCGACGACCCCTGCATGCTGCCCAAGGCCTGCAAAAACCCGGTGGAAGTGCAGGGCAGCCGTGCCGCCCACCTGCGTGACGGCGCCGCCGTGTGCCGCTTTCTGGCATGGCTCGATCGCCGCCTCGCCGAGCCTCACCCGGAGCGGGAAGACGAAGGCACCCTGGCCGACCGGCTGCAGGCGCTGCGGGCGCAAGCCCCCGAGTTTGTAGAAGCCAGCTTCAGCACCATCTCGGCGCTGGGCCCCAACGCCGCCATGTGCCACTACCATCATGGCAACGGCACCCCACGCACACTGGGGCAGGACGCCATCTACCTGGTGGACTCCGGCGGCCAGTATCTGGACGGCACCACCGACATTACCCGCACCGTGGCGGTGGGCGAACCCAATGATGAAATGCGCAAACTGTTCACCCTGGTGCTGCGCGGCCATATCGATCTGGCCTGTGCCCGTTTTCCCGCCGGCACCGGCGGCCTGCAGCTGGACGCCCTGGCGCGCATGCCGCTGTGGCAACAAGGCTACAACTTCGATCACGGCACCGGCCACGGCGTGGGCCACTACCTCAGCGTACACGAAGGCCCCCAGCGCATTTCCCCCAAGGGCAGCACGGTGCCCCTGACCACCGGCATGATCGTCTCCAACGAGCCCGGCTATTACCGGGAAAACGCCTTTGGCATTCGTTGTGAGAACCTGGAAGTGGTGCAACCCGCCGAGACCGACGGTGATATTCCGGTATTTGAATTTGAGCACCTCACCCAGGTGCCCTTTGATCGCCGCCTGATCGACACCGCCTGGCTGGAAGCCCGACACATTGACTGGCTCAACGACTATCACGCCGGGGTATGGGAAAAGATCAGCCCGCAGCTGACCGGCGGCGACCTCACCTGGCTGGAGCGGGCGACCCGGCCGCTCTGA
- the pssA gene encoding CDP-diacylglycerol--serine O-phosphatidyltransferase yields MQLANYYRSLLQRLPALSVDADKVRALHSAAAFRERLLTLIATAQTRICLVALYLQDDDAGREILTALHQAKQANPTLDVRLYVDFHRAQRGLIGHAGQGGNHLMYQEFAERYEHPIAIHGVPVKGRELLGVLHLKGFVFDDTLLYSGASINDIYLHQNGRYRFDRYHEITDAGLADAMLDYVDRLFAHNPAVPALNQPEIPTARRLRQPIRQFRHRLRRGQYQFEHQPRQPGEVAVTPLAGLGKRGNKLNRAIRTMVRGTKEKLFVCTPYFNLPKSLARDIRSQLKKGREVTLVIGDKTANDFYIPPDEPFRTIGGLPYLYEANLRRFARSNQTFIYQGKLHIMLWRHDHNSYHLKGLFVDDDLAMITGNNLNPRAWGLDLENGLLLQDPEHRLRATFEQEKANILQHCRRLTHFTEIEQLGDYPEPVQRLLKRVQRTQANVLLKRLL; encoded by the coding sequence ATGCAACTAGCCAATTATTACCGAAGCCTGCTGCAGCGCCTGCCGGCCCTGTCGGTGGATGCCGACAAGGTGCGCGCGCTGCACTCCGCCGCCGCCTTTCGAGAGCGGCTGCTGACGCTTATCGCCACAGCACAAACCCGCATCTGCCTGGTGGCACTCTATCTGCAGGACGACGACGCCGGCCGGGAAATTCTCACCGCCCTGCACCAGGCCAAGCAGGCCAATCCGACGCTGGACGTACGCCTTTACGTCGACTTTCACCGGGCCCAGCGCGGGCTTATCGGTCATGCCGGGCAGGGCGGCAACCACCTGATGTATCAGGAATTCGCCGAACGCTACGAACATCCCATCGCCATTCACGGGGTGCCGGTCAAGGGCCGGGAGCTGCTCGGCGTGCTGCACCTCAAGGGCTTTGTGTTTGACGACACCCTGCTCTATTCCGGCGCCAGCATCAACGACATTTACCTGCATCAGAACGGCCGCTACCGCTTTGATCGCTACCACGAAATCACCGACGCCGGCCTCGCCGACGCCATGCTGGATTATGTTGACCGGCTGTTTGCCCACAACCCGGCGGTGCCGGCCCTGAACCAGCCCGAGATCCCCACCGCGCGCCGGCTGCGCCAGCCCATTCGCCAGTTTCGTCATCGGCTGCGCCGGGGCCAGTATCAGTTCGAGCACCAGCCCCGCCAGCCCGGCGAGGTGGCGGTCACCCCGCTGGCCGGACTGGGCAAGCGCGGCAACAAGCTCAACCGGGCCATTCGCACCATGGTGCGGGGCACCAAAGAGAAGTTGTTTGTCTGCACCCCCTACTTCAACCTGCCCAAGTCCCTGGCCCGGGACATTCGCAGCCAGCTCAAAAAGGGCCGGGAAGTCACCCTGGTGATTGGTGACAAGACCGCCAACGACTTTTATATTCCGCCCGACGAGCCCTTTCGCACCATAGGCGGGTTACCCTACCTGTATGAAGCCAACCTGCGCCGCTTTGCCCGATCCAACCAAACTTTTATCTACCAGGGCAAACTCCACATCATGCTCTGGCGGCACGACCACAACTCCTATCACCTCAAGGGACTGTTTGTGGATGACGACCTGGCCATGATCACCGGCAACAACCTCAACCCCCGCGCCTGGGGGCTGGATCTGGAAAACGGCCTGCTGCTGCAGGATCCGGAGCACCGTCTGCGGGCCACCTTTGAGCAAGAAAAGGCCAACATTCTGCAACACTGCCGGCGGCTGACCCATTTCACCGAAATCGAGCAGCTCGGCGACTATCCTGAGCCGGTGCAGCGGCTGCTCAAGCGGGTGCAGCGCACCCAGGCCAATGTGCTGCTGAAACGCCTGCTCTGA